In one window of Methanolobus mangrovi DNA:
- a CDS encoding DNA-directed RNA polymerase subunit L: MELKIIDKTDDEMHLEIIGENHTLLNMLKSALLDDTRVQIATYDMKHVSISDPILFVKTEGVDPIEAVKDAAKSIVTHCDEFMSVFKTAVDV, from the coding sequence ATGGAATTAAAGATCATTGATAAAACTGATGATGAGATGCATCTTGAGATCATAGGAGAGAACCACACTCTTCTCAACATGCTTAAGTCAGCCCTGCTTGATGACACAAGAGTTCAGATAGCAACATACGACATGAAACACGTGTCAATAAGTGACCCTATACTTTTTGTGAAAACTGAAGGTGTAGACCCTATTGAAGCTGTAAAGGATGCGGCAAAAAGCATTGTGACGCATTGTGACGAGTTTATGTCAGTTTTTAAAACTGCCGTAGATGTCTGA
- a CDS encoding exosome complex RNA-binding protein Csl4 — translation MKGPEATGAPKELTKGSAKDEKEQIRSSEAGKKNMKPAKGSTEDDEMDTEDDVSTEESVFVMPGDFVGTTEEFVAGNGTYVNVADIHSLSTGYVKIDKKSRTISIVPQTSTPPEIAEGDIIVGNVVNMRDSVALVEIGAIKGKGEREFQTNGAAAIHVSNVKDSYVKNLGQEFALSDIVKAKVINTQNMRLSTDGETLGVMKAYCSRCRSDLVKDNNRLKCPECGRVERRKISSEYGTGIF, via the coding sequence GTGAAAGGACCGGAGGCTACTGGTGCACCGAAAGAGCTCACAAAGGGTTCCGCAAAAGATGAAAAGGAACAGATTCGAAGCAGTGAAGCAGGAAAGAAGAATATGAAACCCGCAAAAGGGTCTACGGAAGATGATGAAATGGACACAGAAGACGACGTTAGCACAGAAGAAAGTGTTTTTGTAATGCCCGGCGATTTTGTAGGAACTACAGAAGAATTCGTGGCAGGTAATGGAACCTATGTCAACGTGGCAGATATCCATTCACTCAGTACCGGATACGTAAAGATAGACAAGAAATCAAGGACTATTTCCATTGTTCCCCAGACAAGCACTCCCCCTGAGATTGCTGAAGGAGACATCATTGTGGGAAATGTCGTCAATATGCGTGATTCAGTCGCTCTTGTTGAAATAGGAGCTATCAAAGGCAAGGGAGAGCGTGAATTCCAGACAAATGGTGCAGCAGCCATCCACGTTTCTAACGTAAAGGATTCCTATGTCAAGAATCTTGGCCAGGAGTTTGCCCTTTCAGATATAGTAAAGGCAAAAGTAATTAATACCCAGAACATGCGTCTGAGCACGGATGGCGAGACCCTTGGCGTAATGAAGGCATATTGTTCAAGATGCAGATCGGATCTTGTGAAAGACAACAACAGATTGAAATGTCCGGAATGCGGGCGCGTAGAAAGAAGGAAGATCTCTTCTGAATACGGAACCGGAATATTCTAA
- a CDS encoding METTL5 family protein: MKQRKLEILLEQVEGFDNPSVSLEQYVTPALLAAEMLHFAYMQGDLEGTVFDLGCGTGILAIGAKLLGAEKVVGFDLDRKALEIARKNAEKLGVDVEFVHNDVFEVEGHADTVVMNPPFGAQAKGNDRPFLLSALKTSDVIYSIHNCGSHNFISKFIGDARITDWYTTAFPIKRTFKFHKKEVEMVKVEIYRIVR; encoded by the coding sequence TTGAAACAGCGAAAACTCGAGATCTTGCTTGAACAGGTAGAGGGTTTTGATAATCCCAGTGTTTCACTTGAGCAGTATGTCACCCCGGCGCTGCTTGCTGCAGAGATGTTACATTTTGCTTACATGCAGGGTGACCTTGAGGGAACTGTTTTCGATCTGGGATGTGGAACAGGAATACTTGCAATCGGAGCAAAGTTGCTTGGGGCGGAAAAGGTCGTTGGTTTTGATCTGGACAGGAAAGCCCTGGAAATTGCCCGGAAGAATGCTGAAAAACTTGGAGTGGATGTTGAGTTTGTCCACAACGATGTATTTGAGGTTGAAGGGCATGCTGATACGGTTGTTATGAACCCGCCATTCGGTGCGCAGGCCAAAGGGAATGACCGACCGTTTCTTTTAAGTGCGTTGAAAACCAGTGATGTGATATATTCCATTCATAACTGCGGCAGCCATAATTTTATCAGTAAGTTCATAGGTGATGCCAGGATAACAGATTGGTACACAACGGCATTTCCAATAAAACGAACATTTAAATTTCATAAGAAAGAAGTAGAAATGGTGAAGGTAGAAATTTATCGTATAGTGCGATAG
- the dph2 gene encoding diphthamide biosynthesis enzyme Dph2, whose amino-acid sequence MSEGEAFDFQLDRIISVIKDTGAKVIGLQFPEGFKRRSPGIASRIEKETGSVIFISGNPCFGACDLDVALLDKVEIMFHFGHAHLDDNKLSQKVYFIETRSDVDVKDVVKLAVNELTGQKIGLITTVQHVHKLEDAASILKEHGKECIICAGDSKIAYPGQVLGCNFSAARKEECDEYLYIGSGQFHPLGVSLATKKRVLIADPFVNELRDADNSRILRQRSAAIAKSLDAEVFGIVVSTKPGQERMALAEELKSMAKEHGKDAYIFTMDLVTPDQLLQFKVDAFVNTACPRLAIDEVGRFHSPMLTPMEFEIVLGEKQWEDLVFDEITGE is encoded by the coding sequence ATGAGTGAAGGAGAAGCATTCGATTTCCAGCTGGACCGTATAATCTCTGTCATAAAGGACACAGGTGCAAAAGTCATAGGATTGCAGTTTCCTGAAGGTTTCAAGAGGCGTTCCCCGGGAATTGCCTCAAGGATAGAGAAAGAGACTGGCTCTGTAATATTCATATCAGGAAACCCTTGCTTTGGAGCATGCGACCTTGATGTTGCTTTACTGGACAAAGTAGAGATTATGTTTCATTTTGGTCATGCACACCTTGATGATAACAAACTTTCGCAAAAAGTATATTTTATTGAGACAAGATCGGACGTAGATGTTAAGGATGTTGTGAAACTGGCTGTCAATGAGCTTACGGGACAGAAAATAGGCCTGATAACTACGGTTCAGCATGTGCATAAGCTTGAAGATGCAGCTTCTATTCTGAAAGAACACGGAAAAGAGTGCATCATATGTGCAGGTGACAGCAAGATAGCATATCCTGGACAGGTACTGGGATGTAATTTCTCTGCTGCCAGGAAAGAAGAGTGTGATGAATATCTCTACATTGGAAGCGGACAGTTCCACCCCCTTGGCGTTTCCCTGGCAACTAAAAAACGAGTACTGATCGCAGATCCATTTGTCAATGAACTTAGAGATGCAGATAATTCCAGGATTCTAAGGCAAAGGAGTGCAGCTATAGCAAAGTCACTTGATGCTGAAGTATTTGGAATTGTGGTGTCAACAAAGCCTGGACAGGAACGTATGGCTCTGGCTGAGGAACTGAAAAGTATGGCAAAGGAACACGGCAAAGATGCATATATTTTTACAATGGACCTTGTGACCCCTGACCAGTTATTGCAGTTCAAGGTAGATGCGTTTGTAAATACTGCATGCCCCCGGCTTGCCATTGATGAAGTTGGGAGATTCCACTCCCCAATGCTGACTCCAATGGAATTTGAAATAGTCCTTGGTGAGAAGCAATGGGAAGACCTTGTTTTTGATGAGATCACAGGTGAATGA
- the hpt gene encoding hypoxanthine/guanine phosphoribosyltransferase — protein sequence MLKILRESLLNAPIVRRGDYYYFIHPISDGVPQLEPELLEEITEHIVGIVSKDFDKILAIEAMGIPLATSISMKTGIPFSIIRKRPYGLDGEIKLSQETGYSKGELYVNDVRKGDKVLIVDDVISTGGTLVSLIKALEDIGAIITDTIVVIERGDGLSRLKDIGIDIKTLIRIDVTENGVTIEDTHE from the coding sequence ATGCTAAAGATACTTCGTGAATCCCTGTTGAATGCTCCTATTGTGCGCAGGGGCGATTATTATTATTTTATTCATCCAATATCAGACGGTGTTCCGCAGCTTGAACCGGAACTGCTTGAAGAGATAACAGAGCACATAGTAGGAATAGTCAGCAAGGACTTTGACAAGATACTTGCCATAGAGGCTATGGGAATTCCCCTTGCCACATCAATATCCATGAAAACGGGAATTCCGTTCTCAATTATCAGAAAGAGGCCTTATGGACTTGATGGTGAAATAAAACTTTCACAGGAAACAGGTTACTCAAAGGGCGAGCTTTATGTGAATGATGTAAGGAAAGGTGACAAGGTGCTCATCGTCGATGATGTGATAAGCACAGGTGGCACCCTTGTCTCACTAATAAAAGCCCTTGAGGATATTGGTGCTATAATCACGGATACCATTGTCGTTATCGAACGTGGTGATGGCCTTTCAAGATTAAAGGATATTGGGATTGATATAAAGACTCTGATACGTATCGATGTAACTGAAAACGGTGTGACCATAGAGGATACCCATGAGTGA
- a CDS encoding VWA domain-containing protein: MTESELVQRLRRNLPRNYGIKVMYIGVPLLGLRIPKNSVSDFSKDDTEILYDNLYKNMEQIRPDEIEDVYIVADSDHMTMEPGAFFTPLIGTSDTAVAAVFKNPQNNVPLDDAPVLTSEREETDSSLVTGPIPEAAFVDLAEKDASKYDPERSAFADILKPDTNKTKESTDEFAFESIRPPVFEESIFESSSPVCLHEPEVLVELTPKEYVHILSHNDLEEEFKFESKATSKKSGSEKLFEDLKEDKTVGKILNEFAHNSQKKRLALGRLKSGRRAEVLTKSKRGRYVRYRMPGEKITDIAIAPTVRAAAHHAKDGKIEIKKSDIREKVRRRRISSLINIVFDTSGSMDEQEKVQITTSVVLALLKDAYQRRDRVSLVTYSGRSGELVLPFTSSVEAAKRYLEKVPFGGTTPMASGLLRGLDTLLRELKKEPSAVPIMILVTDGTANSPLHLGGNIRREIIQVCKQIAENHINILVVDISDTGSRLVKEVAMQSNGSYYHPKSLSKEALYSAIKQERDQKTAFVAV; this comes from the coding sequence ATGACCGAGAGTGAACTTGTCCAACGTCTGCGCAGGAATCTTCCGCGCAATTATGGCATAAAAGTAATGTACATAGGTGTTCCTCTGCTTGGGTTGCGTATCCCCAAAAACTCGGTTTCTGATTTTTCAAAGGATGATACCGAGATCCTGTATGATAACCTCTATAAGAATATGGAGCAGATAAGACCTGATGAGATAGAGGATGTCTACATTGTTGCAGATTCAGATCACATGACAATGGAGCCTGGTGCTTTCTTCACACCACTGATAGGTACTTCAGATACAGCTGTTGCAGCAGTATTCAAAAATCCTCAGAATAATGTGCCATTGGATGACGCTCCGGTGTTAACGTCTGAAAGAGAGGAAACGGACAGCTCATTGGTTACTGGTCCGATACCCGAAGCTGCTTTTGTAGACTTGGCAGAAAAAGACGCTTCTAAATATGATCCTGAAAGATCAGCTTTTGCCGATATACTGAAACCCGATACAAACAAGACAAAGGAATCAACTGATGAGTTTGCTTTTGAGAGCATTCGTCCACCAGTATTCGAAGAAAGTATCTTTGAGTCATCCTCCCCTGTTTGCCTGCATGAACCTGAAGTTCTTGTGGAACTTACTCCAAAGGAATACGTTCACATCCTTTCCCATAACGATCTGGAAGAGGAGTTTAAGTTTGAATCCAAAGCCACCAGTAAAAAGTCAGGCTCGGAGAAGTTGTTTGAAGACCTTAAGGAAGACAAGACCGTTGGCAAGATCCTTAATGAATTTGCTCACAACTCGCAGAAGAAAAGGCTCGCCTTAGGCAGGTTGAAGTCAGGAAGACGAGCAGAAGTGCTAACTAAAAGCAAACGTGGGCGTTATGTGAGATACAGAATGCCCGGCGAGAAGATCACAGATATAGCCATTGCACCTACGGTTCGCGCGGCAGCACATCATGCGAAGGACGGGAAGATCGAGATCAAAAAGAGCGATATCCGGGAAAAGGTAAGAAGGAGACGTATTTCCAGTCTGATAAATATCGTTTTTGATACTTCCGGTTCCATGGATGAACAGGAAAAAGTTCAGATAACGACCAGCGTGGTTCTTGCACTCCTGAAAGACGCATATCAACGCAGGGACAGGGTCTCACTTGTAACATACAGCGGGCGTTCCGGTGAACTGGTCCTTCCATTCACTTCATCAGTTGAAGCTGCAAAGCGTTATCTTGAGAAGGTACCTTTCGGAGGTACGACGCCAATGGCCTCCGGATTGCTCAGGGGACTGGACACACTACTCAGGGAACTGAAAAAAGAACCTTCAGCCGTACCTATAATGATACTTGTCACGGACGGAACTGCAAACTCGCCCCTTCACCTTGGAGGTAATATCAGAAGGGAGATCATACAGGTTTGTAAACAGATAGCTGAGAACCACATCAACATTCTTGTAGTTGATATAAGTGATACTGGCTCCAGACTTGTCAAGGAAGTTGCCATGCAAAGCAATGGAAGTTATTATCATCCTAAATCACTGAGCAAGGAAGCCCTTTATTCAGCTATAAAGCAGGAAAGAGATCAGAAGACAGCTTTTGTTGCAGTATGA
- a CDS encoding ATP-binding protein, producing MSSSITGTIKEVPKTAEAPSQYLEDIARKATRTERVLYPISAIVGQEKMLRALILNTINPSIGGVLIRGQKGTAKSTAVRGLAEVLPEIEVVEGCKFNCDPKDPDKFCWECTEKKRKGTLNVNKRQTKVVDLPVGATEDRVVGSLDIEKAVRQGVQAFDPGILAQANRGILYVDEINLLDDFVVDALLDAAAMNVNTVEREGVSVSHPANFIIVGSMNPEEGELRPQLLDRIALQVEVTGIYDVEQRIEIVERRNGFNDDPKQFIRDYEAEQEKLRSKIVKAMQLLPRVSSTRENLRTIAEICIAFNVDGHRADIMIERAARTNAAYEGRERITNDDIIEASEMVLPHRMRKKPFEEEEFSVDQLRAVVDGNI from the coding sequence ATGAGTTCAAGTATAACCGGGACAATAAAAGAAGTTCCAAAAACCGCGGAAGCTCCTTCACAATATCTGGAAGACATTGCCCGCAAGGCCACAAGGACAGAAAGAGTGCTCTACCCCATATCTGCCATAGTAGGGCAGGAAAAAATGCTAAGAGCGCTCATACTGAATACAATCAATCCTTCGATTGGAGGAGTACTGATACGTGGACAGAAAGGTACTGCTAAATCCACGGCGGTAAGAGGTTTAGCAGAGGTACTGCCAGAGATTGAAGTTGTAGAAGGATGCAAATTCAATTGTGACCCTAAAGACCCTGACAAGTTCTGTTGGGAATGTACAGAAAAGAAGAGAAAGGGAACACTTAACGTTAATAAACGCCAGACAAAGGTAGTAGATCTTCCTGTGGGCGCTACTGAAGACAGGGTTGTCGGTAGTCTGGATATTGAAAAAGCTGTGCGCCAGGGTGTGCAGGCATTTGACCCTGGCATCCTTGCACAGGCAAACCGTGGAATTCTTTATGTTGATGAGATAAACCTGCTGGATGACTTTGTAGTTGACGCACTTCTTGATGCTGCAGCTATGAACGTGAACACTGTTGAGCGTGAAGGTGTTAGTGTCAGCCATCCTGCAAATTTCATTATTGTAGGAAGTATGAACCCGGAGGAAGGAGAACTTCGCCCACAACTGCTTGACAGAATAGCTTTGCAGGTAGAGGTCACCGGAATCTATGATGTTGAACAGCGTATCGAGATTGTAGAACGACGAAACGGATTCAATGATGATCCAAAACAATTCATACGTGATTACGAAGCTGAGCAGGAAAAACTGCGCTCAAAAATAGTAAAGGCTATGCAACTGCTTCCGAGAGTGTCCAGTACAAGAGAAAATCTGCGCACAATTGCAGAAATTTGTATCGCTTTCAATGTGGACGGACACCGTGCAGATATTATGATAGAGCGGGCAGCCCGTACAAATGCAGCCTACGAAGGCAGAGAACGCATTACCAACGATGACATCATCGAGGCATCTGAGATGGTCCTCCCCCACAGAATGCGTAAGAAGCCATTTGAAGAAGAAGAGTTCAGTGTGGACCAGCTAAGGGCTGTTGTAGACGGAAATATATAA
- the cofD gene encoding 2-phospho-L-lactate transferase, translating into MIIFSGGTGTPKLLNGLREVIPEEEITVVVNTAEDVWISGNLITPDIDTVLYLFSGKIDSSRWWGIKGDTYRTHEAMKALGHNEVMMLGDLDRATHIMRSDLLRSGMTLTEAITQLCKSFGVKANVLPMSDDPVSSMISTPEGKMHFQDFWVGKHGEPEVLGVCQEGIEKASISPAVLAALENEDEVLIGPSNPITSIGPIIELPGMRDILCDKNVIAVSPIIGNEPVSGPAGKLMAARGIEVSSYGVASYYSDFLDHIILDERDPIEEKRFEVTGCSVSKADTLMKSVDISRDLSRLIHEQFELM; encoded by the coding sequence GGTGGCACAGGCACTCCCAAACTATTGAACGGCCTTCGTGAAGTTATACCGGAAGAAGAGATCACTGTCGTGGTCAATACGGCAGAGGATGTATGGATATCAGGAAACCTGATCACCCCCGACATTGACACTGTACTATACCTGTTCTCGGGCAAGATAGACAGCTCCCGCTGGTGGGGGATCAAAGGTGACACTTACAGAACCCATGAAGCCATGAAAGCTCTTGGACACAATGAGGTTATGATGCTGGGAGACCTTGACCGCGCAACCCATATCATGCGATCTGACCTCCTCCGTAGTGGAATGACACTTACAGAAGCCATCACTCAACTTTGCAAGTCATTCGGAGTGAAAGCAAATGTTCTGCCCATGTCCGATGACCCGGTATCCTCCATGATAAGCACACCAGAAGGAAAAATGCATTTCCAGGATTTCTGGGTTGGAAAACATGGCGAACCGGAGGTTCTTGGAGTATGTCAGGAAGGCATAGAAAAAGCATCTATATCTCCTGCTGTTCTGGCTGCACTTGAGAATGAGGATGAAGTGCTTATCGGCCCAAGTAACCCCATAACAAGTATCGGCCCTATCATTGAACTTCCGGGAATGCGTGACATACTCTGTGATAAAAATGTCATTGCAGTAAGTCCTATAATTGGAAACGAACCTGTGAGCGGACCGGCTGGTAAACTTATGGCTGCAAGAGGAATAGAAGTTTCATCCTATGGCGTTGCCTCCTACTATTCTGATTTTCTCGACCACATCATACTCGATGAGCGTGACCCGATCGAAGAGAAAAGGTTTGAAGTAACTGGTTGCAGTGTATCGAAGGCAGATACATTGATGAAGTCAGTGGACATAAGCCGAGATCTATCCCGACTCATACATGAACAATTTGAATTAATGTAG